aAGTCAGTTTCAAGCCTGGCATTTAAAAATACAACTTCTCTGTCCTGGTTAAAACTAAGCCACAAGACCATAAAGTAACATCTGCGATGCATGGGCCCATGGCAACATACCCCAAACAAGACAAACACTGGGTTCAGTACACTGCTGTTTGTAAGATAACCACCATGAAACCATGTTTCTTAGTTCAGATTGCAAAAGTAAACAGTAGCCCACTAGTGGCTATTCCATGCCATTACCCCAGCACAACACAGGGCTTTTAAAAGTTCACTGACATCATAAACGTGTATGTTGATTGGTTGGTTATAAGCCTGTCGGGACATGTATACAAAACCTATAGATACAGGATGTACTGGAATGTGTGTAGTGGgtcatttctaaaaaaaaaagcacacaaaacagacacagggGACTGTGCAGCCCAGAGATGCAGGGGGCTTTTTTCCCCAAAAGCAGCACTTCCATATTTAGTATTGCTTGGCCTGAGACAGATTGCTGGCAGGGAGCCTGAGAAAGGGAGGCTGGCCTGGGGGAGCAGAGAGCTTGGACAGGGgccatgagagaggagagacggagagaaagaaaaacccacccacacatcctTCTCTCCTGGTGTAAGGGTTTGCTGGCCACCCGGGGTGCAGAAAATCTAAATGACTGGCTGCTCATCACTGGAACACCACTGAGCCTGCGCTTACGCCACACTGCCAGTGGGGGGCAGTGTAGTAGATTACACTCTCATTAATTTCAATGGTCAGTgatatgctagctacttcagtcCTGGAAGTATGAAATGAATCTCAGACATCTTTTTTCATAGTGCTTAGTTTTTACACCTAAAAACAGGGCCGCAAACCCTACACTGATAAGCCACACAGGAACAGGATTTCCATCAGGTAATAGGAAATTAACTTCTTGGCACCTAAACAGTTtatgctaactggctgaagccAACGCCCAAAAGCCTGGCCCCCTTTGGTGTACACCTACTTTAAAGGGAGTAATACATAAGACTGGCTAGCTCCTCATCCTGCCCACCCCAAGCTTATTGGGGGCAGCATATTACTACATTTGTACAcccctacctcctctctctttgcagAGTTAACCAAAATGTTTGGCAAAGGTGACAGAGGCTAAAGGCTACTtgtagcatgaaaacatttgtatgagTGAAAGATATCAATTGATATTTACATGTTAGATTGACTTAGGCGAGGCAAACAGACCCCTGTAGGTTTTTATTTAAGGACTCAAGCTTTTGAGCTAGCTGATAGTCTAACCATTAATGTTAGCCGATGGGCTTGCTACTGAACTACTTGTTGCTACCAACTACAGGATAGCCATGCTTCCTTAGGGTGGGTTTGTGAATTAAATCCAGAACTTTGAAAATGGATTGATGCTCTGTAGTTAAACAAATCTGAGCATTCATTTCTCCacaaattaaacattttaagTGTCATTATTTTAGCCTCTGAAATTAGATTTTAGCAATTAATAACACAATTCCTGACAGTGTGGGCTTATGCCTGTAACAGCCCATTGCTTTGCCTTGCTGTTTTCGCTATAGTGACTCACTAGTGCCTCTTGAGGTACAAATTGGTATTATGAGAGAGGATAGCGCAGCTTTAATTCAGGGGGTTTCAACTGATTGTGACCCAGGGACAACTATTCAGACTAGGAAGCAACCTGAAGACCACTGTTTTAAAAAATGTGATTCCCAGAGAGAAACTCCAGTACTGAATGCATGGTCAGGGACCACCTGCAATGCTTTCATGGACCACTGtttgaaaacccctgttctaGTGGGTTGGCCTGCTAACTTCAGAAGATATCTGGACAACACCGTGCgcaggcgtttttttttttacctaacaTCAAAATGGTTATTTCTTCACCTTCGGTTGCTATTCCTACTTAATATTAGATTGTTTTAAAGTACAATTCTGACATATAGCACCTTTGCCCGGCTGTGCCACCCACTTCTTCAAGGTTGTTCTTGGTGGTGCTGCCAAACTTATTGTTGGTTAGCAAAAGCACTGACATGCCAGTAATTGGAGTTCTCTGCTGCATGTCATGTTTTGAATATAGCTGTGCTTTACTCATAATCCTGTTACAGGTCAGGTAGATACCCCCCCAAGAGGTCTGTTTGGCCAGGGCCCCCAGCTTGCTGTCTATCTTTTGCAAGAGCTCTTGAGGAAGAAAGGATTGAACTGTGGGTAATAACCACAGTGTTTGTTCACCAGTATGGAGTAGGGATCTGGCTTTCCCAAAGGCCTTTGATTTTCCCTGCTCACTCAGTTATTGAGGGGGTTGTTGATAAATGACGATGGAGGGAAATCAATAGGTTTATGTATACCCTGCATCTGTCATCTGTCTCCATCTAAGCATGGATGTGTTCTCCAATAAGTGATTGAATGACAAACAAATCAATCAGATGATTTCATACCACATTTGCAACTAGAGCTGTAAAGACAATGGTAAGCACTGCCTAATATTGTAATCAGCATCATGAATAATGACGAAAGATGTTGTCCTCGAGGGTAAAGATCACATTATGTGAGCTATGAAGCCATATATAATACTATTATGAATTGTTTTATTGCTAATATTAACCACATTGGTTGAAATTTGAGGTTGCAGATTAGCTAGATCACAGGGTTGGGTGCAACAAGAACATACCATCTTAAGATGGAACATTGCAGGCCATCACATTTTTTACTTCCCTCTTGTCCTCCGTGTGCTTGGACGTGGTGCCATCCTCCTGCTCTGCATTGTTGACTGTGTGATGTCACAGACGAGACATGAGGCAGCTGGTGGTggattgcgcacacacagacactcagacacacacacacacacacacacacacacacacacacacacacacacacacacaccatgagcaTTCCAAGGGTCGGCCCAGCATGAAAGACTCACTGAAGGGGGCGGAAGCACGGTGTGCAGCCAACGAGCGTGGCTATGATCGGGTGCTCCTAccaatatttttttgttttgtttttctcactcCTCATGCCAGTCGACAGACAGTCATCCATGACTCACACATCTGATTGGATTTGGCAGCACCAAACCAACCATGGGCCCTCAGTCAGTATTTAGCATAGAGTCAGTATAAACTCTTGCTAAATGAGGAGAGGGTATGATCAAAATGCAGCACAGTTACAATTAATTTGCTGTTGAATCAAAGCAAACTGCAAAATGACAACAACCAGAACATAACAGTTGGTAGAGGACGTACCAGACTCAAACCCAGCGTAACAGCAGCGCCATTGAGGCATTTAATAAATAGATGTCATCTCACAGTGCCACCTGTTGGTTGTCTGAATAACCAGCTGTCTCAACTATCAACATTGAGCATTCTCCTTGTTTTATGCACAAGTGCACAATACTTGTCTAGCAGTTCTTTCAACCTTTAAAGATTGAAGAATATTTACAAACTGGTATTTCAGTGATTGCTACTGCACTTACATTACATTTCACTGACCCAAGTAATTTTGTTTGTGGAGACACAATTTATTCCCTTGTAAAGGAGCCAGAGATTCACTATGTGGGCTGACAATACCCTTTTTATTTGCCCAACTGAACAACAGCTTGTCTTcaggagatggaaaaaaaaaggaacaagacACAATGTGAACCGAGAACCAACAACAAACAGCTTGAGAAAATACAAGACAAAAGACAAGGCAAATGGATTTCCTTGATTTGGCCTTGAAATGCAGATGAAATAGCAAACATGACAAATGAAAAcgcaaaaaatgtaaatgatgaagTGTCCTTATTATCTATTTATTAGCCTTTACATGTTTATGTATACCATACTTGCTGTGGGGAGGACaggctgtgtttatttatataaaaataagaattagaacatacacatacacataccatacacaACAGTCTACATAACTTGTCTGATAGACCATAGCTATTTTAATGTCATGCTTAGTTGTTGTGGTAACCAAGTATGTTATTGTGTAAATGTTTGAATTGTCTTATCTAATGACATATAGTAGTCTATTCTTAAGGACCGTTTCTCAACAGTAGAGCCCCTAAGTAGAGTAAGGTCCCTAACCTTACCTCAACCCTGCAGTCTCCTGTTGAGACAAGTGCCTTATATACTCTGGAAACCCCTCTTTGCAAAATAATCACTGAGCCATTCTGAAGGATGGACCAATCAGCGACCAGTGGGGGTGGGTAAGTTGTGATGACGTTGAAATGAAGCGTTTGTTTAAAATGTAGTTACAACAATGGCAGCATTTTGAGAACTAGATGAAGTGATAGAAACAGTAGTAGCAACGCTAGCATACATAGAAGAATTGAGCAAAAGCAAGAAGATGATATAATATTATTCATCTCGGGAAAAGATATTGTTGCCTTACTGGCAACAGAGCTTGGGAAAAGCCTAATATATTGGCTTGCATCAATGGTACCAAAGTAAATTAGAAATACCACAGTGGCCaatgctgattggttaaaggctggtccagtGGTTTAAAAATGGCCCCTTTAGTCTGTGTCCATTAGAATGCAACAAATGGTAAACAACCCCCAATGGAATGTGGCCAGACCCTATTCACGAAGTGACTTTATATCTGGTTATACCAGGCCAGTCTCTATCCCCTGGGGTGTGGCCACTACAGACTCCACAGAGTCTTTGTTCCTGGtcacaacacatcaccactATTTGCTTCAGACACTTCTGTCAGTGTTACAAGTGTTACAAGTTACACGACTGAGAAACTGTAGTCTTTTGGTTTAATTGTTGACTCCACTCTACCTATTACCATAACAGTTTTCTTACCCTTCGACAGTGAGAACAATTCATAGATTATGTTGCTCATTAAACATGCTGACCAGTTCgcataacacacaaacatgtagtgAGCTAAATGTGGATGTCTTGACGTAGTGCTCACTCCGCGAGGGAGTCATAGGTGTAGCTAGTCATTGTGCTTCTGAACTCTAAATTTAAAATCTACACTACACAATAATCTAAAATCTGGAAACCGCTGTATCTTTCAGGGCCCGCTGTATCTTTCAGGGCCTGCTGTATCTTTCAGGGCCTGCTGTATCTTTCAGGGCCTGCTGTATCTTTCGGGGCCTGCTCCTCCCCACGCCCCCCACCTATGTCACTTTATGGAGTTGACTGGTGACTGTATTATTTAAGGttcagtgtttatttattattttgggaGTTGACTGGTGACTGTATTATTTAAGGTTCAGTGTTTATTTCTGTGCTGCAGGGTTCACAGgtcttcctgtcctgtcctgttctgTGGAGGTTATTGTGTGAGTTTTGCACGTTCAGTGAATGACCTCCTCTGTTGGCTGTTGTGGTGCTTTTTCTTTGCTCTCTGTAGGTGCACCTTTGTACCCGGGGCCAAACAAAAGGGGTGACCCCTTCAACCCGCACAgaccccatccaccccccccacccagaaCCCTCTTTGTCCCCTCCTGCACCTTTGTTCAGGTGGAGCTCCTGCTACAGGTAGACAGAACGTTGCAGAAGCCATCTTGACAACAGCTCTGCAAATATGCTGTATAACGGGCCCTTTTGCTCTTCTTCAGTAGGAAACTTTCGAACCTTTCAAAGGCcgtcaggaaacacacagaactCATGACGTATTACCGACACTTTTTATTTATCTGTACATCAATGTCACCACTTCAGATATGCTTTTTTTGGCATGAATTGTCAATTATGTTCAACAGTCATCCAACATATAATTGGATGTGATATGAAATAAGGCGGTTTGAGTTCACAAGCCTGATCTACACCCATTTCATCACAGCAGAAGGATTGAAAAGGGGCCTCATTTCAGGCTTCAACCTTTTCCATTTCAACCACTTCATTTTATCTCAAACTCATCCAATTCAGTCACTGCTATACAAGGCTTTACATTTTTAATGGAGGAAAAGATAAAAACTGCTGTGATAGCATGTAGACCAGAACAATTAGGCCATTGAACTGAACTTAATTCAAAATGAAAAGCGTTCAGTGAACAGAGGTTGAATTATCCAGTTGTGGTAGCAGCAGTAAGTGGCTAACGTGACTCTTTGGATACTCCGACTGTGAGAAGGGTGTCCAGATAAACCAACCAGCTACTCCGATAAATCTATTTACTCCGTCACTTTCAACAAACGTTTACTTCAAAGCTAATACCTTCTTAcagactcattttttttttatatagataAATCAATCATCTATCTAAAACCTAATTTCCTTTCACGGCATCCCCCTCCCCTTTATCATTTCAATCAAGTAAAAATAACTCCAGCTAATTACATTATTAAATCCCGAGTGCTCGAGTCAATACTTGATTAAAGTGGACAGTATCTATGGTAACTGGCCCAGAATAATTTCACTGAATATGACAAAGATGTTTTTTCCACAATGACAACAACTGATAAACAGCGATAGGAAAACAGCGAGCCCTCAAGATGGCTATTTATGGATGGCAGAGTGTTGCAGGTAAAATATTTTAAAGCGCTTAAAAGGTAACAGCCGTGGTGTCCATGCAGAATACTGTTTATACTTGAAGTCAAGATCATTCTCACATGTCTTAAGGCTTTTACACATCACATCATGAAGTACGATCCAGGAGAGCCCCACAACACTACAAAACAGATCATcgtgaaaaacaaacacattttacttattcaaaaaaactaaaagaataAGAAAGGTAAACTAAATCATGATAATACGAGGCGACTCTCCCATAAAATAAAGTATTCAGCACAGTACAGACAGTTGGCACATTATACAAGATCTTTTAGTGTTTTAAGTGGATATTTTTGCTGTTGGTGGTTAGCCACAGAGCGCTAAGACAATCCCTCAATCTTACGGTGGGAAGGCGTGTAGTTGTTTCTGGCTTCCACCCAGAGAAGCTGCAGTTGCAGGGTGACGTGGGTCATGAGGCAACATCCCCTCCCCAGATTCCAGCCTCTGTGTTAGGCCTGAGTTTCAGCtcttgccgccccccccccccccccccccacccccatcagagagagaggccccTGGAGTGGGTTCAGGGTTGAAACTGTACATTCTTGACTCGGGCTTGGCCACCTCACTTCAGAGCTGCTGAGGGACGTCCTGATCCTTGTTACCTGAGGGGATAGAGTGGGTAAAGGTTTGGTGGGGTTTGAAGGTgagaaggtcaaaggtcaaatgttGAATCAAAAGCCACATGGTTACCACAACAGAAATCGACCTCGAACCagccaacacacatgcacaatggTAGGTGAAATGTAAGGTGAAACAGTGTATGCGTTTCCAGAGGGATCGACAAAACAGCAAAGCCAGTCAGCTGAGGTACATACACCCATGCATTTCCCggattgaaaacacacacacacacacacacacacacacacacacacacacacacacacacacacacacacacagttgttctTTTGTGTTCTTTCAAATGTAGGCCAGTCAAGTGTAGCCACCTTGAAACTGTCCTGGTTTTGGATTTGATTTTGGGTAAAAGCCCGGGGGTCTGATTACTCAAGCCATGCAGAGTGCTGACAGCTGGGTGTTGTTGCGCCTAGAAGAGTCGACTAAAATGAGATTCCAAGGGCCCTGGCCTTGCCAATCTCTGCAGGCTCTAGCATCTGCTTTCACCGTAAAATAATTGACTCAAAGACATTTCGCAGTCTTAAACCTGGGATCAAAAAGGCTGGAACTTGACAAGCTTTCCCTCCCAGATTGTTTGTGACCTTTCCCCAGGAGGCTCCTATCCAGTCAGGTAATGCCCAGCACAGAGGCACTGGCAGCCACTTGAGGAAACTGGAAGCTCAGAGTAGTTGAGTGCCTACATGCCCATCTGGGCAGATAGCACCTGTCAAGAGCATGCAACACAAAAGGAGCTTGCACATTAAGATTTGACATTTCCTGTACAGGGAATGAATGACTGGCGCCCTGCTGGGGGCTGGGgttagtagtagcagcagtggCACCATTCTGGCTAGGTGAGATACATCCCATTTCAAATTAATGCAAtggagtctctgtctctctctctctctgtctgtctccctctctctggctctctctctccctctgtctctctctctccctctgtctctctctctctgtctgtctctctctctgtctctcttggcgggcagcagagggagagtgagatgaaaAGGCTGTGCTGGGAGACTGGCAGATGGGAGCTGGTGGGAGGCACATTAGCACGGAGACGGAGGACAACAACAGAATGCCAGCAGCTGTGCTGCAGCCAGCCCACAACACAGACAGCACGGTGGGCAGCAGGGGTCAGAGGCTATGGAggaatacacatgcatgcatacatgcacatgcatacgcacatgcacacacacacacacacacacacacacacactcactcacacacatatagagatatgcacatgtatgtatacacatacagatacatgcacatgcacacacacacacacacacacacacacacacacacacacacacacacacacatggagagatacacatgtatgtatacacatacaagtATACGCACAAACTAAGGTGGCATTTagacacactcacgtacacaggCAAAGACaagcgcacacactctctcaaacatacaAGCAGAGGTAAATTCACTCATATCTGGCTaagtacacacacccataaacagacaaacagtcactctttcaaacacacatacctaccTTCAGAGACTATCATCCATTGGAGGGGCATtggaaaggaaaacaaatagaaaagggAGACAATTAATTGTAATTCAAGGGGCAATAGAAGCCCTATGCTCAGAAAGCATCTGTGACTGGTCTCTGAAAAACACAATCATGGATTTTTATTCAAGACAGCATATTCAATAACATCACAGCCAGCGGGAGGTACAATGAAGatacagatagagatagagatagagatagagagagagagagagagagagagagagagatagagatagatagatagatagatagatagatagatagatagatagataaagtgagagagaattaAATCTGTCGGGAACAACCCCATCAGCACACACGTGGCAattaatatcacacacatcCCCCAACTCGGCCTTCTCCCCACAACAGCAAATTGTCAACAGGGGAGGGACCCCACCGTCCCTCCGTGCTAACAACGGACAAGAAGAAAGCCACCATGGCATCATTAAGAGAATGGAGGGGGCGATAGCAAGGCAGTAGCCATTTCTAAAAAGCAAAGACGGGGAAGCATGCCAGTGGCAACTACGACTGAGGTAAATCATGGTGTGAATGCAGGGCTTTCTCTATAGATCCACCGCTTTGAGTTTGACTGGATGCTGCGCCTCAGTGCTTTGATGTTCATGTTTGATGGATTTCAAggccgtgtggtgtgtgtggaattAAGGAGAGCTGTGAGAGTTAACAGTGTCAGAACCTCCAcattatactatatatataacaatataCACAGTTAAAACTGGTATTGCTGGCAATATGCAAATTATGCTATTCGAttttagcatgtgtgtttttgtatttttttctgtgaattACAGTGATACACATCTTTACCTTTGGTTGGTATATTATGTATTTGAAAGCCAGGTTCTGAGTTTTAAAAATACTGCCTACACATCAATATTACTCACACCTGTTACATGGTAAACAAGATCAATTACATAACGTGACAAATATGCATCATGAAATGATTATACATGCTTGGCTCCAATATGCTAATCACAACACACCCTAAATGCCTGTCATAGAAGGGTTCTTTTGCAATATATTTCAATTAATTCACAAAGGCGCTATTCTCACATGGCAAAATTTCCCGACTATTAACCACGGTTTATACACCCCTGCGGTTAATACTCGGGTGCGGTCTGGCAACTATAGCTAAActaaaattatataaaatactGTAGTGCAGTTTATATAGGgtacagtttacagttgggaaaATGTGGTCATCTGCCCCTGACTTACACACTTCTCAGCTATGTACTTCTGAGGGGCTGGAGTAAGACAAGGTGAAACACCCATTGTGTTTGAGGTCGTCAGTAGGCCTAGTTCTAACATCAATATACATGTACAAATAACGGTTAAAAATCACAATGTTTGAGTGTCAAATTTTAGGTTCGGTGGCAAGGTGTTTGATGTCTTGATTAATATAGAGCATTTAATTATAGGCTACATAACATCAGCTTAAGCTGGGACATTTAGATGTATCTTTTCCTCAACAGTGCTTTTAAAATCATGAATCCCCCACATCTCCAACACGTCTTTATAAATAGGCCTTGCACATGTTCATGGTGATACATCGATGCCTTCATTTACAAAAGTGTGATGTGATATCTGTTATAcataaatgtcttcattttagACTATTCATGTCACAGTTCTCTCCTcgctttcattttcaaaatcaaaatcTTGTTTAGATTTTCCATGGATGTTGATGGCATTCCTAAGGTTAATGCAGAAGTCCACATTCCACCTTTTGGCAACAGCCAAACTAAAGCAGGGTATTATCTTCTATTTTAAATTAATCACACCTCTTTCATGAGCCCGGCTTCATTCTGAAGTTAAGTGCTGTGGTTGTTATTGAAGCGCGTAGGGGGGATAATTGGGGGTAATTGAAATGCACAAACTGAAGGCGTGCAAATGTGAGAATACGGCCTATAGAATATGAGAAGTTAACGATTTGTATGTATAGGTACATTCATGTATAAGTATGtattttgtatatgtatgtttatatgtatatgtatatgtatatgtatatgtatatgtatatgtatatgtatatgtatctgtatctgtatatgtatatgtatatgcatgtgtgttcccCTGAATGCATGACCTTGACATTATTGGTGGAACAGGTGAGGTGTAGGACACCTACTTGCCAGGATGACCATGTCCATCCCCCAGAATATGCTCATGATCCAGCCCACCATGACGATGGCGGTGAGGATTTGGATGAAGGCTGCGGCGATGTTGAgccagaacacacagcacatgctgCGGTCCGGCAGGTCCGTCCTGGCACCACACAGCACCGTGAACGCCGAGATGAACGTGCCTGTGggaggcgcgcgcacacacacacacacacacacacacacacacacacacacacacacacatatacacacacacacacacacacacatacgcacatacacaaacaatagAAGCACGCTCATAAGTACGCacacgtatgtacacacacagacaaacacatgtattcacacatacacatgcatgcattcaaacatgaatgcacacacaaactcacagagagagagagagagagagagagagaggatatcaAGTCAACAAGCAAGAAAAAAGATGCTGGGTGTATGGCAGGAGGCCAAGAGTAAACAAACAGTGCCATGTTTTTTCCAGATATTTGGGAGTACATACCACTGGTAAATATAGTTTCTGTTCCTTAATACTGACACCCTATCTCCAAgaatacaacaaaacaaacagaggtCCGTCATCTCGTCATCAAAAACTACCTCCAAGCCAGCTAGGCCTGAGATTTCTACATGTCTGGATAATTCATTAAAAAATGTATCTTGAATCCAGGGAAAGACACATTTTATCTAAAGCAGTCAATACGATAACAGACAAGGGTGGATGTCAATCTTTGTGTTGGTCTGGCGCCAGGAGCTGATGCCTGTCTTTAAACATGTCACACCGTAGCCAGTTTGGCATGAGAGAGATGCAGGTGAGCATATGTAACACAGGCAATAGGGCAGTAAAAATGTATCTAAGTTAGATGATGTACATGTTGG
Above is a genomic segment from Clupea harengus chromosome 15, Ch_v2.0.2, whole genome shotgun sequence containing:
- the stum gene encoding protein stum homolog, which gives rise to MDHKDTEMNEKGISSSTSGVVVQVREKKGPLRAAIPYMPFPVAVICLFLNTFVPGLGTFISAFTVLCGARTDLPDRSMCCVFWLNIAAAFIQILTAIVMVGWIMSIFWGMDMVILAISEGNKDQDVPQQL